The segment AATGACTTTTCCGGCATCAGCCTGACCCATACCTTTGAGGATAAGGGTGATCATCATCTTCAGACCCGCGATTTCATCCGATAATTTCTGGGCTTCCTGCGAAGTGGCAAAATCTTCATCGCTCATGAGTTTCTCCTTGGTGAATGACAACGTAGCGGCTCACTGTCCGTACAGCAAAGCGTGAGTATATCACAGGGGCATGAAGTTGCTGACGCAACGGCTTCGCTTTGCCTTAAATAGCTGGTTTGTCCAGTGCAATTAATCAATCTCTGAAAGTAATTACTGCCGCATCAGGCTGAGTGACTGCACCGACTTATCCGACCAGCGTCCGTTATAGAATATGATTAATCTGCTGATATACAGCAGGTTATCATTTTATTAA is part of the Pantoea sp. Ep11b genome and harbors:
- a CDS encoding DUF2594 family protein codes for the protein MSDEDFATSQEAQKLSDEIAGLKMMITLILKGMGQADAGKVIINMERYVQTLGDKPQAEVFSNTIKQIKTAYRQ